A window from Plasmodium relictum strain SGS1 genome assembly, chromosome: 7 encodes these proteins:
- a CDS encoding protease, putative, translating into MMFKFFYFNIFLWLYIESYNIKKTQISINRYGIVNRNVANYNVLKKKKFYNYNKVKIYSSKEKDSVNRRYQNILRKYIFNFYKKNSLLFIKSLEYIKNIFRKTKNILFKNSLQKQILISVCFFFLHFYLLSKHFLILLPYQLIPNHSNIFMSLDFNNTLFILASLYFLKDIKKNIEKFRQKLNFNRFKLELQENKKKNILSISVLLIASYILSGYISLYTENILSFLKVFKFSVSENIKKSLQILSGHFMWVACSIIIIRKLLYPYFKQKKSNLNFLYRESWSFKVIYGYMFSHFIFNIVDVLNNIILNYFNNDEVYSDNSIDEIVNERELISTILCIISPCFSAPFFEEYIYRFFVLKSLNLFMNIHYSVIFSSLFFAIHHLNVFNLLPLFFLSFFWSYIYIYTDNILVTMLIHSFWNLYVFLTSLYN; encoded by the exons atgatgtttaaatttttttattttaatatatttttatggtTGTATATAGAGagttataatattaaaaaaacacAAATAAGCATAAATAGATATGGAATAGTAAATAGAAATGTTGCAAATTATAATGtattgaaaaagaagaaattttACAATTACAACaaagtaaaaatttattcgtctaaagaaaaagattCAGTAAATAGAAGATATCAAAATATACTaaggaaatatatttttaatttttataaaaaaaattcgttactttttataaaaagtttagaatacataaaaaatatatttagaaaaactaaaaatatattatttaaaaattcattacAAAAACAAATCCTCATTTCTGtgtgctttttttttttacatttctATCTTCTTTCTAAACATTTTCTTATTCTCCTTCCATATCAGCTAATACCAAATCATTCAAATATCTTTATGAGTCttgattttaataatacactttttattttagcatctttatattttctaaaagatattaaaaaaaacatagaAAAATTTAGACAGAAATTGAACTTTAATAGATTTAAGCTAGAATTgcaggaaaataaaaaaaaaaatattttatctatatCAGTTCTTTTAATTGCATCATACATTTTGTcag gataCATATCCTTATATACAGAGAatattttaagttttttaaaagtttttaaGTTTTCGGTttcagaaaatataaaaaaatcattacaa atacTAAGCGGCCACTTTATGTGGGTAGCATGcagtataataataattcggAAATTGTTGTATCCttattttaaacaaaaaaaaagcaatttGAATTTTCTATACAGAGAAAGTTGGTCTTTTAAAGTAATATATGGTTACATGTTTTcgcattttatttttaatatagtagatgttttaaataacataattttaaattattttaacaaTGATGAAGTATATTCTGATAATAGTATTGATGAAATTGTAAATGAAAGAGAATTAATATCAACAATTTTGTGTATAATTAGCCCTTGTTTTAGTGCACCTTTTTttgaagaatatatatataggttTTTTGTTCTTAAAAGTTTGAATTTATTTATGAACATACATTATTCTGttatattttcatctttattttttgcaATTCATCACCTTAATGTCTTTAATTTACTAcctttattctttttatcttttttttggtcatatatatatatatatacagatAATATACTTGTTACCATGCTTATTCATTCTTTTTGgaatttatatgtatttttaacttctttatataattaa
- the EF-1beta gene encoding elongation factor 1-beta, putative — MANNASLLNIQGENDYSKLNNFFADHSYYQNYMLSAMDIKIFNQITTVINKEKYPHLYRWYKHINSLPVRIFNQYKGNENAKKSNVPEKKINEKKMDDDDDVDNDIDLFGDNNDDDKNILLEKKKQKEEELKKKQQKEKDKHRSILIIEIKPKSIDTDISKISKLVKQKIVDENIKWGEEVKKIPVAFGLYKLQMSCIIYDDFVNTNDLIEKIENIDLDSEEDRKKRTLILGLDEENDEDDERSEEVEDIEVEDDLDFLVQSAEIVSFNKL, encoded by the coding sequence atggCAAATAATGCAAGTTTATTAAACATTCAAGGAGAAAATGATTACAgcaaattaaataatttttttgctGATCACTCATACTATCAAAATTATATGCTAAGTGCTAtggatataaaaatatttaatcaAATTACAACtgtaataaataaagaaaagtaTCCACATTTATATCGTTGGTATAAGCACATTAATTCCTTGCCAGTTCGTATTTTTAATCAATATAAGGGCAATgaaaatgcaaaaaaaagtaatgtaccagaaaaaaaaattaatgaaaaaaaaatggatgatgatgatgatgTTGATAATGATATAGATCTTTTTGGTGATAATAATGACGATGataagaatattttattagaaaaaaaaaagcaaaaagaagaggaacttaaaaaaaagcaacaaaaagaaaaagataaacaCAGGTCAATATTAATTATCGAGATAAAGCCCAAATCAATTGATACAGATATATCAAAAATTTCCAAACTTGTGAAACAGAAGATTGTTGacgaaaatataaaatgggGAGaggaagtaaaaaaaattccagTTGCTTTTGGTTTATATAAACTTCAAATGTCATGTATCATTTACGATGATTTTGTTAACACAAACgatttaatagaaaaaatagagaATATTGATTTAGATAGTGAAGaagatagaaaaaaaagaacattGATATTAGGGTTAGATGAGGAGAATGATGAAGATGATGAAAGAAGTGAAGAAGTTGAAGATATTGAAGTTGAAGATGATTTAGACTTTTTAGTTCAATCAGCAGAGATTGTATCATTTaacaaattataa
- a CDS encoding arginine--tRNA ligase, putative yields the protein MLRVALIIIVYCFYLKLFEFKKITKNSANNFFFLIHKRIYNVNVLFKNSQKKSSEKLVKQNLYNLKDDNIYTFLNKEINNIGKKIVEDSTFSLPKYCFLEENKIYDNFEYQTSIIVFLENYIKIKKDIRKDVIEYLKRKCLDVIEMLHLSSNGILNIKLRDKYIFEKFFTFYKLHLTKDNSEKKKKKKEKEPIKKNVVLLDFCGVNMGKYMHLGHLKSLFLGYALSNVFKFFNYSVKKRSHIGDWNVNIALIITFLILFYNNINLDLFNSNLNELKGNGKMFETNDKVKETDENINISFSYNLSNNEEKEENIFNNSVGKKKTKKIENDGIIQHWLGIVNDTREQLFYNNYKYFDTEKFSHISLHKIEYIYKLSKKIYSISDLFKKYTKISLKLMYKNDKKIINIWNIICSNTKKENKEIFKKFNIKKLIEKGERFYVKYVPKILQKMKDANILFEFKNKFCVLLKKKVIGNKNNSNNSSKNILSSNDEYYDIIKISDEINEYIKKKDIDFLKKKFTILTLKNDVAYTYAAIDLSALYYRVNFEKANKIIYVVDENQRKHFMQVFSIGKYINLLSNNNECICLNYGYVLNEKKKKIQTKDISNNIFVKDILKIYKSTNENASTKYKCNSQKYYMQKYYEELIRSSIIYSYISVKNCKRQLINNIIKEFHSEYIYIIEKYNEILLSLGKLKNYDYSFIFKKKFNIEINLKKLILDIIKFNYIIEEVVHSYNIEKLCSYLFNLTQKIYNLIQKGFIKNINSVLGEKNFDKFIEILNYEKGESIINLDDNNNKNNLEKKREVLRNLDKIKKSDFFLKYIKNFEHSYNDDENKYFPKEKESEKMETYILNRILELIIMKSYLFIVSKIFNIINLRLINFY from the exons ATGCTTAGAGTTGCTCTTATAATAATCGTTTACTGCTTTTATTTGAAATTGTTTGAATTCAAGAAGATTACTAAAAATAGTgccaataattttttttttttgattcacAAAAGAATATACAACGTAaatgtattatttaaaaatagtcaaaaaaaaagtagtGAAAAATTGGTAAAGCAAAATTTGTATAACCTAAAAGATGATAACATTTACACCTTTTTAAATaaggaaataaataatataggaaaaaaaatagtagaGGATAGTACCTTTAGTTTACCTAAATATTGCTttttagaagaaaataaaatttatgacAATTTTGAATACCAAACTAGTATAATAgtatttttagaaaattatattaaaattaaaaaggacATTAGAAAAGATGTTAtcgaatatttaaaaagaaagtgCCTGGATGTAATAGAAATGCTCCATTTATCATCTAATggaattttaaatataaaattaagagataaatatatttttgaaaaattctTTACCTTCTATAAATTACATTTAACAAAAGAtaattcagaaaaaaaaaaaaagaaaaaagaaaaagagccaataaagaaaaatgtaGTTTTGTTAGACTTTTGTGGTGTAAATATGGGAAAATATATGCATTTAGGACATTTAAAATCACTATTTCTTGGTTATGCATTAAGTaatgtttttaaattttttaattattctgttaaaaaaagaagcCACATAGGAGATTGGAATGTAAACATAGCATtaattataacttttttaattttattttataataatataaatttagatttatttaattctaacttaaatgaattaaaaggTAATGGGAAAATGTTTGAAACAAATGATAAAGTTAAAGAAACAGATGAAAAcattaatatttcattttcgtATAATCTTAGTAacaatgaagaaaaagaagaaaatatatttaataacagtgtaggtaaaaaaaaaacaaaaaaaatagaaaatgatGGAATTATTCAGCATTGGTTAGGAATTGTAAATGATACAAGAGAACAACtgttttataataattacaaATATTTTGATACAGAAAAGTTTTCTCATATAAGTTTACATAaaattgaatatatatataaattatcaaaaaagaTTTATTCTATATCCgacttatttaaaaaatataccaAAATTAgtttaaaattaatgtacaaaaatgataaaaaaattataaatatatggaaTATCATATGTAGTAATACAAAAaag gaaaataaagaaatattcaAGAAgtttaacataaaaaaattaatagaaaagGGGGAACGTTTTTATGTTAAATATGTTCCgaaaattttacaaaaaatgaaagatgCAAATATCCTttttgaatttaaaaataaattttgtgttcttttaaaaaaaaaagtaataggcaacaaaaataatagtaataatagtagcaaaaatattttaagtagTAATGATGAATATTATGATATTATTAAGATAAGTGATGAAATCAATGagtacattaaaaaaaaggatattgattttttgaagaaaaaatttaccatattaactttaaaaaatgatgttGCTTATACGTATGCCGCTATTGATTTATCTGCTTTATATTATAGAGTGAATTTTGAAAAAGcgaataaaattatttatgtagTTGATGAAAATCAAAGAAAACATTTCATGCAAGTTTTTTCTAtaggaaaatatataaacttgCTTTCTAACAATAATGAATGTATATGCCTTAATTATGGTTATGTCttgaatgaaaaaaaaaaaaaaattcaaacaaaagatatttcaaataatatttttgttaagGATATATTAAAGATTTATAAATCTACTAATGAAAATGCTAGTACAAAATATAAGTGTAATTCTCAGAAATATTATATgcaaaaatattatgaagaGTTAATTAGGTCATCAATAATTTATTCTTATATTAGCGTTAAGAATTGTAAAcgccaattaataaataatattattaaagaatTTCATTCAgagtatatttatataattgaaaagtataatgaaattcttttatcattaggaaaattaaaaaattatgattactcatttatatttaaaaaaaaatttaatatagaaattaatttaaaaaaattaatactagatattataaaatttaactatATAATAGAAGAAGTAGTTCATAGCTATAACATTGAAAAATTATgctcatatttatttaatttgacacaaaaaatttataatttaattcagAAAGgcttcataaaaaatataaactcTGTATTaggagaaaaaaattttgataaatttatagaaatattaaattacgAAAAAGGAGAAAGTATAATTAATTTAGAcgataataataacaaaaataatttagaaaaaaaaagggaagTCTTGAGAAATTTGGATAAAATCAAAAAGTctgacttttttttaaaatatattaaaaattttgaacaTTCTTATAACGATGATGAAAACAAATATTTTCCAAAGGAAAAAGAATCAGAAAAAATGGAaacttatattttaaatagaaTTCTTGaattaattattatgaaatcatatttatttatagtatccaaaatatttaatattataaatcttcgcttaataaatttttattag